A genomic region of Candidatus Marimicrobium litorale contains the following coding sequences:
- the recA gene encoding recombinase RecA has translation MDANKGKALDAALSQIERQFGKGTVMRMGDREHVQIPAISTGSLGLDVALGIGGLPRGRICEIYGPESSGKTTLTLQVIAEAQKVGGTAAFIDAEHALDPSYAEKLGVQMDDLILSQPDTGEQALEVAEMLVRSGAVDVLVIDSVAALTPKAEIEGDMGASHVGLQARLLSQAMRKLTAAIKQTNSLVIFINQIRMKIGVMFGNPETTTGGNALKFYSSVRLDIRRIGAVKDGDEVIGNETRVKVVKNKVSPPFRQAEFQIMYGHGIYRMGEVIDWGVKLNLVDKSGAWYSYKGDKIGQGKANAAKFLKDNAAVAKEIEDQIRAQLLAPDAQGKPEEDAVAAAEKASEAEPEK, from the coding sequence ATGGACGCGAACAAGGGAAAAGCACTGGATGCAGCACTGAGCCAGATCGAACGACAGTTTGGCAAGGGCACGGTGATGCGCATGGGTGATCGGGAACACGTTCAAATTCCCGCGATTTCGACCGGTTCGTTGGGGCTGGATGTCGCTCTGGGCATTGGTGGTCTGCCGAGGGGGCGTATCTGTGAAATTTACGGTCCAGAATCGTCTGGCAAGACAACTCTTACCTTGCAGGTTATTGCAGAGGCTCAGAAAGTTGGCGGCACGGCGGCATTTATCGACGCGGAGCACGCGCTGGATCCTTCCTACGCTGAGAAGCTAGGAGTCCAAATGGACGATCTTATCCTCTCGCAACCGGATACCGGCGAACAGGCACTGGAAGTGGCAGAAATGCTGGTGCGCTCAGGCGCGGTTGATGTCTTGGTCATCGATTCAGTTGCTGCACTAACGCCAAAAGCGGAAATTGAAGGTGACATGGGCGCCTCTCATGTCGGCTTACAGGCGCGCTTGCTCAGTCAGGCCATGCGCAAATTGACCGCGGCTATCAAGCAGACCAACAGCCTGGTGATTTTCATTAATCAAATTCGCATGAAGATTGGTGTGATGTTTGGTAACCCGGAGACGACTACGGGGGGTAATGCGCTGAAGTTCTATTCATCTGTACGCCTGGACATACGTCGGATCGGCGCGGTCAAGGATGGCGATGAGGTTATCGGCAATGAAACACGCGTGAAGGTAGTGAAGAACAAGGTATCCCCTCCCTTCAGACAGGCCGAATTTCAGATCATGTATGGGCACGGCATTTATCGTATGGGCGAGGTCATCGACTGGGGTGTAAAGCTGAACCTGGTGGATAAGTCCGGAGCCTGGTATTCCTACAAAGGCGATAAAATCGGCCAAGGCAAGGCGAATGCGGCCAAATTTCTCAAAGATAATGCTGCTGTCGCCAAGGAGATTGAAGATCAGATACGGGCCCAGTTGCTGGCCCCCGATGCTCAGGGAAAGCCTGAAGAAGATGCCGTAGCAGCGGCTGAAAAAGCCAGTGAGGCCGAACCTGAAAAGTGA